Proteins from a single region of Limosilactobacillus fermentum:
- the zwf gene encoding glucose-6-phosphate dehydrogenase, producing the protein MAKENKAVITLFGATGDLAQRKLYPSLFNLYQKGYLAEHFALLGTSRRPVSDEEFQAMVEKSISGIDEVQAGNAQAFAKHFFYQSHDVTKPEHYEVLKERLEKLDEQFETEGNRLFYMSMAPQFFGTIALNLKKQALLTDDGFNRLVIEKPFGRDFASAKALNDELSQTFKEDQIFRIDHYLGKEMIQNIEALRFGNTIIESLWNNRYIDNIQVTLSEKLGVEERAGYYDHSGALRDMVQNHIMQVVAQLAMEQPVAFTDSDVRVEKIKALRSLRLYTPSEAASNFVRGQYDAGADNPDYRHEDGVDPQSNTETFVAAKLMFDNYRWSGVPFYVRTGKKLADKFTRIDVVFRKPLIDIFANPRMASEQSLKSNVLTIYVEPQSGFALRVNAKTAGQGFQTEPVDLEYMQNDSSKKEAPEPYERLFHDALEGNHTNFASWSEIAYAWKFVDVVRKLWDIEEPQFPNYTPGTMGPAASDELLARDGRAWVYNLNH; encoded by the coding sequence TTGGCTAAGGAAAATAAAGCTGTCATCACATTATTCGGGGCCACCGGTGACTTGGCCCAACGCAAGCTCTACCCATCTTTGTTTAACCTGTATCAAAAGGGTTACCTTGCGGAACACTTTGCCCTGCTCGGGACGTCCCGTCGGCCGGTTTCCGACGAAGAATTCCAAGCAATGGTGGAAAAGTCGATCTCTGGCATTGACGAAGTGCAAGCTGGTAACGCACAGGCGTTCGCTAAGCACTTCTTCTACCAATCTCACGACGTCACTAAGCCGGAACACTACGAAGTGTTAAAGGAACGGCTTGAAAAGTTGGACGAACAATTCGAAACGGAAGGCAACCGCCTCTTCTACATGTCGATGGCCCCACAATTCTTCGGGACGATCGCTTTGAACTTAAAGAAGCAAGCCCTGCTGACTGACGATGGGTTCAACCGTCTGGTCATCGAAAAGCCATTTGGTCGCGACTTTGCGTCTGCCAAGGCCTTAAACGATGAACTTTCCCAAACGTTTAAGGAAGACCAAATCTTCCGGATTGACCACTACCTGGGTAAGGAAATGATCCAAAACATCGAAGCCCTGCGCTTTGGGAACACGATCATTGAATCCCTTTGGAACAACCGTTACATCGACAACATCCAGGTAACCCTGTCCGAAAAGCTCGGGGTTGAAGAACGGGCCGGTTACTACGACCACTCCGGTGCTTTGCGTGACATGGTGCAAAACCACATCATGCAAGTCGTTGCCCAATTAGCGATGGAACAACCCGTTGCCTTCACCGACTCCGACGTCCGGGTTGAAAAGATCAAGGCCCTGCGTTCCCTGCGCTTGTACACACCGTCAGAAGCCGCTTCTAACTTCGTGCGTGGCCAATACGACGCCGGCGCTGACAACCCAGACTACCGTCATGAAGACGGGGTTGACCCACAATCCAACACCGAAACCTTCGTGGCTGCCAAGCTGATGTTTGACAACTACCGCTGGTCCGGGGTGCCGTTCTACGTGCGGACCGGGAAGAAGCTGGCTGACAAGTTCACCCGCATCGACGTGGTCTTCCGTAAGCCGTTAATCGACATCTTCGCTAACCCACGGATGGCTTCTGAACAATCCCTGAAGAGCAACGTCTTGACCATCTACGTTGAACCGCAATCTGGTTTTGCCTTGCGGGTTAACGCCAAGACGGCCGGCCAAGGTTTCCAAACTGAACCGGTTGACCTGGAGTACATGCAAAACGACTCCAGCAAGAAGGAAGCTCCAGAACCGTACGAACGTCTCTTCCACGACGCCTTAGAAGGTAACCACACCAACTTCGCGTCCTGGTCTGAAATTGCCTACGCATGGAAGTTCGTTGACGTCGTTCGTAAGCTCTGGGACATTGAAGAACCTCAATTCCCGAACTACACGCCAGGTACGATGGGCCCAGCCGCTTCTGATGAACTACTGGCTCGCGATGGCCGGGCATGGGTCTACAACTTAAACCACTAG
- the gndA gene encoding NADP-dependent phosphogluconate dehydrogenase, translating to MADQTAQIGVIGLAVMGKNLALNIESRGFTVGVYNRHRERTDEMMRDHSEKKLVPSYTIEDFVNSLEKPRRILMMVQAGKGTDAVINELLPLLDKGDVLIDGGNTNFHDTMARNAKLDESGINFIGMGVSGGELGALQGPSLMPGGQKEAYDLVAPILTQIAAKAEDGKPCVSYIGPNGAGHYVKMVHNGIEYGDEELIDESYNVMRNVLGLSVDEMADIFAEWNKGELDSYLVEITADILTRKDDLGDDKNLPIVDAILDRGANKGTGKWSSETALDGGAPQSVITEAVYARYISMLKDERVAASKELPEDVEKVTFSDDEKKEYIEKVRQALYFGKVMSYAQGFEQMRIDSERYDWNLQYGELAQIWREGCIIRAQFLQKITDAFEKNPALKNLLLDDYFKDIAKKYQKAIREVVALSVKAGIPVPSLAAAINYYDSYRAEVLPANLLQAQRDYFGAHTYERTDRPGNFHYSWYEEQ from the coding sequence ATGGCTGATCAAACGGCACAAATTGGTGTAATCGGTCTTGCCGTCATGGGTAAGAACCTGGCGCTGAACATTGAAAGTCGCGGTTTCACGGTTGGGGTATACAACCGTCACCGTGAACGGACTGACGAAATGATGCGCGACCACAGCGAAAAGAAGCTCGTTCCTTCATACACGATTGAAGACTTCGTTAACTCCCTGGAAAAGCCTCGTCGAATCCTGATGATGGTTCAAGCCGGTAAGGGTACTGACGCTGTTATCAACGAACTGCTTCCGCTGCTGGACAAGGGTGATGTCTTAATCGACGGTGGGAACACTAACTTCCACGACACCATGGCCCGCAACGCTAAGCTGGACGAATCTGGGATCAACTTCATCGGAATGGGTGTTTCCGGTGGTGAATTGGGTGCCCTCCAAGGTCCTTCCCTGATGCCAGGTGGTCAAAAGGAAGCTTACGACCTGGTTGCCCCAATCCTGACCCAAATCGCCGCTAAGGCTGAAGACGGCAAGCCATGTGTTTCCTACATCGGTCCGAACGGTGCAGGTCACTACGTAAAGATGGTCCACAACGGGATCGAATACGGGGACGAAGAATTAATCGACGAAAGCTACAACGTTATGCGTAACGTTCTTGGCCTTTCCGTTGACGAAATGGCTGACATCTTCGCCGAATGGAACAAGGGTGAACTTGATTCCTACCTCGTTGAAATCACTGCTGATATTCTGACCCGTAAGGACGACTTAGGTGACGACAAGAACTTACCAATTGTTGACGCTATCTTGGACCGTGGTGCTAACAAGGGTACTGGTAAGTGGTCTTCTGAAACCGCCCTCGATGGTGGTGCACCACAATCCGTGATCACGGAAGCCGTTTACGCTCGTTACATCTCCATGCTGAAGGACGAACGGGTTGCCGCAAGCAAGGAACTTCCTGAAGACGTTGAAAAGGTTACCTTTTCCGACGACGAAAAGAAGGAATACATCGAAAAGGTTCGCCAAGCCCTTTACTTCGGTAAGGTGATGTCTTACGCCCAAGGGTTCGAACAAATGCGGATCGACTCCGAACGCTACGACTGGAACCTGCAATACGGTGAATTAGCTCAAATCTGGCGTGAAGGTTGCATCATCCGTGCCCAATTCCTTCAAAAGATTACTGATGCCTTTGAAAAGAACCCGGCCCTCAAGAACTTGCTTCTTGACGACTACTTCAAGGACATTGCTAAGAAGTACCAAAAGGCCATTCGTGAAGTGGTTGCCCTCTCCGTTAAGGCTGGGATTCCGGTTCCTTCCCTCGCCGCAGCCATCAACTACTATGACTCCTACCGTGCAGAAGTTCTGCCTGCTAACCTCTTGCAAGCACAACGCGACTACTTCGGTGCCCACACTTACGAACGTACCGACCGTCCGGGGAACTTCCACTACTCCTGGTACGAAGAACAATAA
- a CDS encoding universal stress protein, whose protein sequence is MSQEYENILVPVDGSKQAELAFNKAVATAKRNGAHLDLLNVVDTRAISYNFAGMSDGSIAYQLVDKSKEYLDELLERAKNEEGFDNIDIHIRLGNPKTVVSFDFPRDHHNDLIMMGASGLSRVQRAMVGSVTSFVKRNAQVDVLVVRTDVNNKLPEK, encoded by the coding sequence ATGAGTCAAGAATACGAAAACATCCTGGTTCCGGTTGACGGATCCAAGCAAGCAGAACTGGCCTTCAACAAGGCGGTGGCAACGGCCAAACGTAACGGCGCCCACCTTGATTTACTAAACGTGGTCGACACCCGGGCGATATCTTACAACTTCGCCGGCATGTCTGACGGAAGCATTGCCTACCAATTGGTTGATAAGTCCAAGGAGTACTTAGATGAACTGCTGGAACGGGCCAAGAATGAAGAAGGCTTTGACAACATCGACATTCACATCCGGTTGGGGAACCCTAAGACGGTGGTTTCCTTTGATTTCCCACGCGACCACCACAATGACTTGATCATGATGGGGGCGAGTGGCCTTTCCCGGGTTCAACGGGCGATGGTTGGCTCAGTGACCTCCTTTGTAAAGCGGAACGCCCAAGTGGACGTGCTGGTGGTGCGGACCGACGTTAACAATAAGTTGCCGGAAAAGTAA
- a CDS encoding Lrp/AsnC family transcriptional regulator — MDTIDQKIINMLQKNARVSLKELSAACFISSPAIAARINKLEKAGIITGYHTTVNLEKLNYHVKAFIQVQLEPSQKKEFYPYVDSIPNVVECNCVTGDYSEVMEVVFETTAALDEFINDIQSRFGKTSTQIVFSTSVEHRGLHLATEDKED, encoded by the coding sequence ATGGATACCATCGATCAAAAAATCATCAACATGCTGCAAAAAAACGCTCGGGTCTCCTTAAAGGAACTTTCGGCGGCCTGCTTTATTTCTTCCCCCGCCATCGCCGCCCGGATTAACAAGCTGGAAAAGGCCGGTATCATCACCGGCTACCACACCACGGTGAACCTAGAAAAGCTCAATTACCACGTCAAGGCCTTCATTCAGGTTCAACTCGAACCCAGCCAAAAAAAGGAATTCTACCCGTACGTGGACTCGATTCCCAACGTGGTTGAATGCAACTGCGTCACCGGTGACTACTCCGAAGTGATGGAAGTGGTCTTTGAAACCACCGCCGCTTTAGATGAATTCATCAACGACATCCAAAGCCGCTTTGGCAAGACCAGTACCCAAATCGTTTTCTCCACCAGTGTTGAGCACCGTGGATTACACCTCGCCACTGAAGACAAGGAAGACTAA
- a CDS encoding LacI family DNA-binding transcriptional regulator has protein sequence MAKQYTTINDIAHAAGVSKTTVSRYLNGHFERMSEQTRQKIAQIIEEAGYQANSQAQALSHRQSHLIGMVVADIENIFSSLLFKGADQVLAATDYSIMLMNANNSATLERRQLERLIKLRVDGVILQPSLMNADTYQLLADAQVPTIIVDRKVTPAKWSQVITDNQGYSKLLVDYAARQGFQQVVVLSEAINANSARLERLAGVQAAAKEHDLTVHQVEITHDEPTGSIYAKLAQVPDWLNGRTVIYAFKGTLLTRLMETLAEFNVQIPKEVGVMAFDDWDWAKLMSPQITTIQQDPQQLGQVAAKNLLALLDHQEVPATTLVDSQIMVRKSL, from the coding sequence TTGGCCAAACAATACACAACCATTAATGACATTGCCCACGCCGCCGGGGTTTCCAAGACCACCGTTTCGCGCTACTTAAACGGGCACTTTGAGCGCATGTCTGAGCAAACCCGGCAAAAAATTGCACAGATCATCGAAGAGGCGGGCTACCAAGCCAATTCGCAGGCCCAGGCCCTCTCCCACCGGCAAAGCCACCTGATCGGGATGGTGGTAGCCGACATCGAAAACATCTTTTCCTCCCTGCTCTTTAAGGGGGCCGACCAGGTACTAGCGGCCACCGATTACTCAATCATGCTGATGAACGCCAACAACTCCGCCACGCTCGAGCGCCGGCAATTAGAACGCTTGATTAAACTCCGGGTCGACGGGGTGATCCTTCAGCCCAGCCTGATGAATGCCGACACCTACCAGCTCTTAGCAGACGCCCAGGTACCAACGATCATCGTCGACCGTAAAGTCACCCCCGCTAAGTGGTCCCAAGTCATCACCGACAACCAGGGCTACTCTAAGCTCCTGGTTGACTACGCCGCGCGCCAAGGGTTTCAGCAGGTAGTCGTTTTAAGCGAGGCGATCAACGCCAATTCGGCCCGGCTGGAACGGTTGGCCGGGGTGCAAGCGGCCGCCAAAGAGCACGATTTAACGGTCCACCAAGTCGAAATCACCCACGATGAGCCGACCGGCAGCATTTACGCTAAGCTAGCTCAGGTACCGGACTGGTTGAACGGGCGCACCGTTATTTACGCCTTTAAGGGCACCTTGTTAACCCGCTTAATGGAGACTCTGGCCGAGTTTAACGTCCAGATCCCCAAGGAGGTCGGCGTGATGGCCTTTGACGACTGGGACTGGGCCAAACTGATGTCGCCACAGATCACCACCATCCAACAGGACCCGCAACAACTAGGTCAAGTCGCCGCAAAAAACCTCCTCGCCCTGCTCGACCACCAGGAGGTCCCGGCTACGACCCTGGTCGATTCCCAGATTATGGTTCGAAAGTCGCTATAG
- the pepF gene encoding oligoendopeptidase F, with the protein MTNTRLLARDEVPTELTWDLTLLYPSDDAMRADLDDTLLLADKLSGFAGHLNGAKELLAALNTHKQIETDLEKEYVYAFLRRDSDTTDANANALFGTAAKAATTIATKESFLEPEILAIDEGALDGYFKQEPGLEEFRYELEQIRLQRGHVLTTSEEKLLSRLNRSLDSADEIYNTLNDADLNFGQVHDDEGNLVQLTHGNRSQFTESLKRPVRKEATLAYAKPYHDLRNTFAQTLNSFVGAQNAVAELRHYQSGRQAALAPHQIDEQVYDTLVKTVNDHLDLAHRWYRIKKDYLGLADFNQADINTPLAGDDVLKTTFAEGKQLTLDALSVLGGEYTAGLKEEFDHRWIDAAENAGKRSGGYQISVYKANPFILLNWTDKLYSTYVLAHESGHAMHSWFSQHHQPAQYADAPIFLAEVASTFNEQILTSYLLEKYQADKKVQLYVLEQAIDGFIGTIYRQTQFAEFEHTAYQTEQAGQALTADFLDQTSSALLKKYYGPDVALLDGTATQSWAYVPHFYMNYYVYQYATSWAASTSLASAVWQHKPGAKEAYLNFLSAGGSAAPLEILKRAGVDATTSQYLEEALAVFERYLDRIEVLLKN; encoded by the coding sequence ATGACCAACACCCGTTTACTGGCGCGCGATGAGGTTCCCACCGAATTAACCTGGGACTTGACGCTTTTGTACCCATCCGATGACGCCATGCGGGCGGACCTTGATGACACCTTACTGCTGGCCGACAAGCTCTCCGGGTTTGCCGGCCATCTTAATGGGGCCAAGGAGCTGCTCGCTGCATTAAACACTCACAAGCAAATCGAAACCGACCTGGAAAAAGAATACGTCTACGCCTTCTTACGCCGGGACAGTGACACCACCGATGCAAACGCCAACGCCCTGTTTGGGACGGCAGCCAAGGCGGCCACGACGATCGCCACCAAGGAATCCTTTTTGGAACCGGAAATTTTAGCGATTGACGAAGGGGCGCTGGACGGTTATTTCAAGCAGGAACCAGGACTCGAAGAATTCCGCTACGAGTTAGAACAGATCCGCCTGCAAAGGGGCCACGTACTGACGACGAGCGAAGAGAAGCTTTTGTCGCGGCTCAACCGGTCGTTGGATAGTGCCGATGAAATCTACAACACCTTAAACGACGCCGACCTCAACTTCGGCCAGGTTCACGACGATGAGGGTAACCTGGTCCAACTGACCCACGGTAACCGTAGCCAGTTCACCGAGTCCTTGAAACGGCCGGTCAGAAAAGAGGCCACCTTGGCCTACGCCAAGCCTTACCACGACCTACGCAACACCTTTGCCCAGACCCTCAACTCCTTTGTCGGGGCCCAAAATGCGGTCGCCGAACTGCGCCACTATCAATCGGGGCGCCAGGCCGCCTTGGCCCCGCACCAGATTGACGAGCAAGTGTACGACACCCTGGTAAAAACGGTCAATGACCACCTGGATTTGGCCCACCGCTGGTACCGGATTAAAAAGGATTATCTGGGGTTGGCCGACTTTAACCAGGCCGATATCAACACCCCGCTGGCCGGCGATGACGTGTTGAAGACGACCTTTGCGGAGGGTAAGCAGCTGACCTTAGATGCCCTGAGCGTGCTGGGTGGTGAGTACACGGCCGGGCTGAAAGAGGAGTTTGACCACCGCTGGATTGACGCCGCCGAAAACGCCGGTAAGCGCTCAGGGGGTTACCAAATCAGCGTTTACAAGGCCAACCCTTTCATCTTGCTAAACTGGACCGATAAGCTGTATTCGACCTACGTCTTGGCTCACGAGTCCGGCCACGCCATGCACTCCTGGTTTAGCCAGCACCACCAGCCGGCCCAGTACGCCGACGCCCCGATCTTCTTAGCCGAGGTGGCTTCGACCTTTAACGAGCAGATCCTGACCAGCTACCTGCTGGAAAAGTACCAAGCTGATAAAAAGGTGCAACTTTACGTCTTAGAACAAGCGATCGATGGCTTTATTGGCACGATCTATCGGCAGACCCAGTTTGCCGAGTTTGAGCACACCGCCTACCAAACCGAACAGGCGGGGCAGGCGTTAACGGCCGACTTTTTGGACCAAACCAGCAGCGCCCTGCTGAAGAAGTATTACGGGCCGGACGTGGCCCTGTTAGACGGCACGGCGACCCAGTCTTGGGCCTACGTCCCGCACTTTTACATGAATTACTACGTCTACCAGTACGCCACCTCCTGGGCGGCCTCGACCAGCTTAGCTAGCGCCGTTTGGCAACACAAGCCGGGGGCCAAGGAAGCCTACCTGAACTTCCTTTCTGCTGGGGGCTCGGCGGCGCCGCTCGAAATCCTCAAGCGAGCCGGTGTGGACGCCACCACCAGCCAATACCTAGAGGAAGCCTTGGCGGTCTTTGAACGGTACCTAGACAGAATTGAAGTGCTACTTAAGAACTAA
- a CDS encoding dicarboxylate/amino acid:cation symporter, translated as MKKYRFFRLSLGWQIVIGLVLGIVCGAFTYHNQGAITIMSNLGTIFLRLIQMIVLPIVVSCLTVGIANIGDLHKLGRIGGKTIIYFEVLTTIAIVLGLVVGNLAHPGTFINIHDLQGSDISKYMTTAKSASHTGIWDTILAIIPTNIFKSLADGEMMPVIFFSVFFGLGIAAIGERGKVLVDVLNGVSEVMFKVTNWVMKFAPIGVFGLIGMTVAQMGLSALLPLGYFILIAYVTMVIFCVVVLGIVAKMFHLHYWKTMRAVFEEIMLAFSTASSEATLPRLMEKTQKMGVDKGIASFVIPTGYTFNLDGSAIYQSLAALFLAQAYGLHLTWEHQFTLLVVLMITSKGMAGVPGASFVVLLASVSTIGVPVAGLTFIAGIDRFVDMGRTAVNVVGNTVATLVIGESEKSLDQDKYHHYLDNYKKEDLKEA; from the coding sequence ATGAAGAAGTACCGCTTTTTCCGCCTGAGTCTCGGGTGGCAAATCGTGATCGGACTCGTCCTGGGGATTGTGTGTGGGGCCTTTACCTACCATAACCAGGGCGCCATTACGATCATGAGTAACCTAGGGACGATTTTCCTACGGTTAATTCAAATGATTGTTTTACCAATCGTGGTCTCCTGCCTGACGGTTGGGATTGCCAACATCGGGGACCTACACAAGCTTGGTCGGATTGGTGGTAAGACCATCATTTACTTTGAGGTCTTAACCACGATCGCCATTGTCTTAGGGTTGGTAGTTGGTAACCTTGCCCACCCTGGGACCTTTATTAACATCCATGACCTACAAGGAAGTGATATTTCCAAGTACATGACGACCGCTAAGTCGGCCTCCCATACCGGGATTTGGGATACAATTTTAGCCATTATTCCAACGAACATCTTTAAGTCCCTAGCCGATGGGGAAATGATGCCCGTGATCTTTTTCTCCGTCTTCTTCGGTCTGGGGATCGCCGCGATTGGGGAACGGGGTAAGGTCTTAGTGGACGTCTTAAACGGCGTTTCCGAAGTTATGTTCAAGGTCACCAACTGGGTGATGAAGTTCGCCCCAATTGGGGTTTTTGGCCTGATCGGAATGACGGTTGCCCAAATGGGGTTGTCCGCCCTCCTGCCACTGGGCTACTTCATCCTGATTGCCTACGTAACAATGGTTATCTTTTGTGTCGTGGTCCTCGGGATCGTGGCTAAGATGTTCCACCTGCACTATTGGAAGACGATGCGGGCGGTCTTTGAAGAAATCATGCTGGCCTTTTCGACCGCCAGCTCCGAGGCGACCCTGCCGCGGCTGATGGAAAAGACCCAAAAGATGGGGGTCGACAAGGGGATTGCCTCCTTTGTCATCCCGACTGGTTACACCTTTAACCTCGACGGGTCGGCGATTTACCAATCCTTAGCCGCCCTCTTCTTGGCCCAGGCGTACGGCTTACACCTGACCTGGGAGCACCAGTTTACCCTGCTGGTGGTCTTGATGATCACCTCCAAGGGGATGGCCGGGGTACCGGGGGCCTCCTTCGTGGTCCTCTTAGCCTCGGTTTCTACGATCGGGGTGCCGGTAGCCGGCTTAACCTTTATCGCCGGGATTGACCGGTTTGTCGACATGGGCCGGACCGCCGTCAACGTGGTCGGGAACACCGTTGCCACGTTGGTAATTGGTGAATCTGAAAAGTCGCTAGACCAAGACAAGTACCACCACTACTTAGATAACTACAAAAAAGAAGATTTAAAGGAAGCATAA
- a CDS encoding YczE/YyaS/YitT family protein has translation MITTTRADTLSGRFFFLFVSIFLNAFSNALTVSTNMGSAIWTASAVNLSHWVHLSLGNALFLEGIVVAVANLFLLGRFDYFRLIRNLLYITPFSYLLAGFEHFFISLGVGTLPLWWRLILDVVGLFGVAVAVSIYQRANLIMHPNDDLPYILRFRFMHGSPVWSQWASNVPPLLIVLFSWLFTGQLFAFNFGTFYNIATQGYLIGWADRHVFKNLHHHLEFKN, from the coding sequence ATGATAACCACTACCCGCGCCGATACCCTGTCCGGGCGCTTTTTCTTCTTATTCGTTTCCATCTTCTTAAACGCCTTTTCTAACGCCCTGACCGTTTCCACCAACATGGGGTCGGCGATCTGGACCGCCTCGGCCGTTAACTTGAGCCACTGGGTCCACCTCTCCTTAGGGAACGCCCTTTTTTTGGAGGGGATCGTGGTCGCCGTGGCCAACCTCTTTTTACTGGGGCGTTTTGACTACTTCCGTTTGATTCGCAACCTCCTTTACATCACTCCCTTTTCCTATTTACTAGCCGGCTTTGAACACTTCTTCATTTCCCTGGGGGTTGGCACCCTCCCCCTGTGGTGGCGGCTAATCTTAGACGTCGTTGGCCTCTTTGGGGTCGCCGTGGCCGTTTCAATCTACCAGCGGGCCAACTTGATCATGCACCCCAACGACGACCTTCCCTACATCCTGCGCTTCCGCTTTATGCACGGGTCACCAGTTTGGTCCCAGTGGGCCTCCAACGTTCCGCCGCTGTTGATCGTCTTGTTCTCCTGGCTCTTTACCGGCCAATTATTCGCCTTTAACTTTGGGACCTTTTACAACATCGCCACCCAGGGTTACCTGATTGGCTGGGCTGATCGCCACGTCTTCAAGAACTTACACCACCATTTGGAATTTAAGAATTAG
- a CDS encoding helix-turn-helix domain-containing protein, which translates to MRTSSLNRWIKQFLTAGLAGLIRPEHNHRYTLQTKRSAVKAYLSGTLSGQAILNRYQIRSLSQLHQWIVRYNSGQLSVAYATRKRARKVGRKVTFEEKRQITQWTIDHEYNYQAAAKKFNVSYQRVYSWVRKYQRTHDWESLQDNRGRHKGKTPTNEVERLRQEVRQLKAKAKEREVQIAFAKKLVEIHNREVERPDDIKRFRK; encoded by the coding sequence GTGCGGACCTCTAGCCTTAACAGATGGATTAAACAATTTTTAACGGCTGGTTTAGCTGGATTGATTCGCCCTGAACACAATCACAGGTACACACTTCAAACCAAGCGATCAGCCGTTAAAGCTTACCTTTCAGGTACCCTGTCAGGCCAAGCAATTCTCAATAGATATCAAATTCGTAGTCTTTCCCAACTACATCAATGGATTGTCCGGTACAATAGTGGACAATTAAGTGTTGCTTACGCAACAAGAAAGCGAGCTAGGAAAGTGGGCCGAAAAGTTACTTTTGAGGAGAAACGGCAAATTACTCAATGGACAATTGATCACGAGTATAACTATCAAGCCGCGGCAAAGAAATTTAATGTCAGCTATCAACGGGTCTATTCATGGGTACGAAAGTACCAAAGAACTCACGATTGGGAATCCCTTCAGGATAACCGGGGTCGCCATAAAGGCAAAACACCAACCAATGAAGTGGAAAGATTACGACAAGAAGTAAGGCAGCTGAAAGCTAAAGCGAAGGAACGGGAGGTACAGATTGCCTTCGCAAAAAAATTGGTCGAAATACACAATCGGGAGGTGGAACGGCCGGACGATATCAAGCGATTCAGGAAATGA